The Planctomycetia bacterium nucleotide sequence CTCGTACCGAAGCACGACGCTGCCGCACTTGCGGCAGGCCTCGCATCGCTCCTCGACGACGACACACTTGCCCGCCAACGTGGCGCAGAGGCGCGGCTTCGCGTGGAACGGGAGCATGGCCTCACGGCGATGGTCGATACCTACGAACGACTGTTGATCGAAGCCGTCGCGCGAAAGCCCGCCGAGGTGCGGTCATGACGCGCCGTCGGTTAGTGCATGTCGTCGAGTCGCTCGAGCCGTGGAGCGCGCAACGGATGCTCTCGCTGGTGGCACGTCGGCTCCCGGTCGACATGTTCGAGCAGCGGGTCGTCGCATTACACAGTGCCGGCGAAAGTGAAGATCTTTGTCGCGCCGAGTTGCTCGCTGCGGGAATTCAGGTTGACGTCGTCGGTGGGCTTCGCGCGAGATCGCAAAACAGTGAGCGACGAAGCTGCGGCGATTCACGCGTTGCCGCGACTTGGGGTGTGCGCCGATTTGTCGCTCGCGATGCCGCGGAGATCGTCCATCTTTGGGACGACTCGGCACGCGCGTGTGTCGGCCCCTGGATCGCGTTGACTAACGGGCCGGCGATCGTGTACTCGCTGCGAAACCCTCGATGCGACGCGCTTGGGCTCGATCGGTTTTTGGAACGTCGCACGTTGTCGCGCGCCGCGGCGATCATCGCAAACGATCCCACTGTGCGAACGCAGCGACTGGCGGTTCATCCTCGATATCAATCGCAATGGGCCGGCAAAACGCGCGTCGTGCGCGATTCGATCGAACCCGCTAAGACTTATCGGAACGACGGCATTCGCTCGGCGCTTGGAGTTCCGCAAAGTACGAAGCTGATCGGCACTGCCTGTCGGCTCGTGCCCGATGCGAACGTGCGCGACTTGCTCTTCGCCGGCGCGTTATTGAAGCTCGTCCATGAAGATTTTCGCATCGTTATCTGCGGCGATGGCCCCTCGCGCGATGATCTTCGTCGTTTCGCCACGCTTATGCGCATCGACGAGATTACGCACTTCGTCGGGCCGGCGATCGATCC carries:
- a CDS encoding glycosyltransferase; protein product: MTRRRLVHVVESLEPWSAQRMLSLVARRLPVDMFEQRVVALHSAGESEDLCRAELLAAGIQVDVVGGLRARSQNSERRSCGDSRVAATWGVRRFVARDAAEIVHLWDDSARACVGPWIALTNGPAIVYSLRNPRCDALGLDRFLERRTLSRAAAIIANDPTVRTQRLAVHPRYQSQWAGKTRVVRDSIEPAKTYRNDGIRSALGVPQSTKLIGTACRLVPDANVRDLLFAGALLKLVHEDFRIVICGDGPSRDDLRRFATLMRIDEITHFVGPAIDPDAVISELFAYVAPAYWAGPAREIGVALRHGVPVVGVDTPVRRAELDVERNGFVFREHDQGALTRHLHQLLGDAPVYDRMSSAARERAQGFSHPDEVAAQYAAIYDEVAR